The Erigeron canadensis isolate Cc75 chromosome 1, C_canadensis_v1, whole genome shotgun sequence genome segment AACCTATGACTAATTAAACAATTTCAACAAAGAATGTATTCGATCATGATGGATAGGAAGAAATTAAGTTATGTGGTATACAAGGTGAATTACTCCAAACCCTAGCATGCATCTTCAATATCTCAATAGCTTTCTCCTTCATTTTAGTCCCACAATCCACTTGCAAAACCAGGCACAACTTCCCCACCACTCCTATTTGCAACATCTCCGCCACCACATTTGCGTTACCGGAAAACTTTGCCACGGAATGTACTATCCTCACCGCCCTATCACTTGCCACAGtcgaaaccctaaaaatctttttggaaaCAATAGCTAATCCCGCACCATGTTTTAGCAACTCGGATCTCCCTTCAGCACATTGACAAAGCTGATCTAGTGACAATAAAGCCATCTCGGATAGCCTTCTATCCGTAGAATCTAGCAAAATGTCAATTAAGGCCGGAACAACGGCTGCTTCAGCTGCTCTTATTCTGTTCCGGCCTGATAAACAAACGTTGATAAGTAACTTTAACGTTGTTTTTGTAGCCTTTTGCGAGATTTGATCCGTCATAACCCTGACCAACTCTACGAAAAACTCGTGTTTCAACGAGGTTGTCATGTTGGAATTCTCGGCCGCATCAAACATGGACTTTAACAACATGACAACATACGTACGTGTTTCATAGCTTGTGGCGCGTTGCATTACACGCGTTAGGGTATCAATAAAACCACTAGTTGTTTTAGCAAACAAACCTTGAAGACCACTTTGTGAAAGATGCATATGGTAAAGAATGCTTATTGCTTCATCAACCGGTGTAACAAACTCCATTAATGCTTCCACGTCGGAATATTCTCCGGCCGGTGAAGAAGATAATGAAGTGatcatgttgttgttgttgttgttataatCATCCAAGATATGAGTTAAGTAATCAACCGCTCCAACTGCTTCCATTGACCTTTTATTCGTTTCATTCTCCATGACAATCACTTTTAATCTCTTCAAAGACTTCATTTGCAAATTTGGATACTTTAAATCTTTAAGAAGTTTAAGTATTTGAGGTTTGGAGATAGGTAGTCGAGGCGTTGGGAGTCTTTCGACACCAGACAATGGGTTAAGTGTGCACCAAGCTTGGATCAATCGTC includes the following:
- the LOC122585789 gene encoding E3 ubiquitin-protein ligase PUB23-like, giving the protein MGDLKNIEVPPFFICPISLEIMKDPVTLATGITYDRGSIETWLYVKKNNTCPVTKQVLEDIDHQLITPNHTVRRLIQAWCTLNPLSGVERLPTPRLPISKPQILKLLKDLKYPNLQMKSLKRLKVIVMENETNKRSMEAVGAVDYLTHILDDYNNNNNNMITSLSSSPAGEYSDVEALMEFVTPVDEAISILYHMHLSQSGLQGLFAKTTSGFIDTLTRVMQRATSYETRTYVVMLLKSMFDAAENSNMTTSLKHEFFVELVRVMTDQISQKATKTTLKLLINVCLSGRNRIRAAEAAVVPALIDILLDSTDRRLSEMALLSLDQLCQCAEGRSELLKHGAGLAIVSKKIFRVSTVASDRAVRIVHSVAKFSGNANVVAEMLQIGVVGKLCLVLQVDCGTKMKEKAIEILKMHARVWSNSPCIPHNLISSYPS